The following are from one region of the Silene latifolia isolate original U9 population chromosome 9, ASM4854445v1, whole genome shotgun sequence genome:
- the LOC141600881 gene encoding uncharacterized protein LOC141600881: MSDKKLSFHPSLAVNNIKNHITVELSMDNDQYTLWSALFLNHAKSNRVLHHLITPKFGGPKPHVTDAEKEQWETLDATVFQWIYETVITDLLETIIEAESTAKECWERVCDIFQDNQHSCSITLEQEFSHTSMADFANALAYCQRLKTLANQLKNVGSPINNT; encoded by the coding sequence ATGTCGGATAAGAAATTATCATTCCATCCGTCACTCGCCGTTAATAATATTAAGAACCATATCACCGTAGAACTCAGCATGGACAACGATCAGTATACTCTCTGGTCCGCGCTTTTCTTAAATCACGCGAAGTCCAATCGTGTTCTACATCATCTCATCACACCAAAATTTGGTGGACCGAAGCCACATGTTACGGACGCTGAGAAAGAACAATGGGAAACACTTGATGCTACTGTTTTTCAGTGGATTTATGAAACAGTTATCACTGATTTACTTGAAACTATCATCGAGGCGGAATCCACCGCAAAGGAATGTTGGGAACGTGTCTGCGACATTTTCCAAGACAATCAGCACTCTTGTTCAATAACTCTCGAGCAAGAGTTCTCGCACACGTCTATGGCGGATTTTGCTAATGCTTTGGCCTATTGTCAGCGGCTCAAGACTCTTGCTAACCAACTAAAGAACGTTGGGTCTCCTATTAACAATACTTGA